Below is a window of Deinococcus apachensis DSM 19763 DNA.
CTGGGCGCGGTCATCATCGACCCGTACAGCGCGGAAGTGCTGGGCATGATCGGGCAGAAGATCGTGCCGGGCAAGCCCCTGCCCGACTGGAACAACGCCGCACAGGGGCAGCGCCAGATTGGCTCGACCATCAAGCCGCTGCTGTACACCACGGCCCTCTCGACTGGGCTGGACCAGACCCACCGTGAGGACGACAAGCCCATCACCTTCCCCTGCGAGAGCTGCAAGGGCGGGGTGTACAAGCCGCAGAACTTCGAGGGCCACACGACCTACCGCAGCATGACCATCCGCGAGGCGCTCGACCGTTCGCTGAACCTCGTCACCGTGCGCCTGGCCGACCGCATCGGCCTCCAGACCTTCTTCAATAAACTGCGGGAGCTGGGCGTGCCGCCGAACGACGGGACGGGCCTGGCCGCAGCGCTGGGGGCCGTCGAGACCACACCGGTGAAGATGGCCGCCGCCTACGCCCCCTTCGTGAACGGCGGGCTGTACCGCGCGCCCCGCTACATCAGCCGCGTGACCACCGCGCGGGGTGAGGTGCTGTACGACGCGGCGAACGACCTCACCAAGCCCAAGCGGGTCTGGACGCCGCAGATCGCCTTCCTGGGCCTGGACATGATCCACGGCGTGGTGAACGACCTTACGGCGCCTCAGGGCGGTCTGGCGTGGCCCGCCAAGTTCGGCGACTGGGAAATCGCGGGCAAGACAGGCACCTCCAACGGCCCCAAGGACTTCTGGTTCGTGGGGACCACGCCCCTCTACACCGGAGCCGTGTGGGTCGGCAAGCAGCAGGGCGGCGAGATGCCCAGGACCGGCTACTACAGCGGCCTGGTAAACGCGCCCATCTGGCGCCGGATGATGGAGATCGTCCACGCGGGCAAGACACCAACCGCATTCACCCAGCCCCCCGGCATCACGTACGCGGAGGCGCCCGACCAGGGCTGGCTCCCCGGCGTGAAGGTCGCCATGCTCGACCCCAACTTCAAGACATCGACGACGGCCATCGAAGAGGACGCCGCCCCGCCCGTCGTCTACCGCGAGGCGGACTGGACGCCCGGCCAGGCGGACCCGCGCACCACGGTGGTCAGCCTCGACCGCACGACCGGGCGCCTGGCGACCGAGTTCACGCCGCCCGAGAACATCGTGCCCCGGCGTATCGCCATCGAGGACCTGCCCGCCTACGCTCCCGACCCGGACCCCGCCCCCCTATCCGACGAGAAGCCCGACCCGCAGGCGGTCAAGGCGATCCGCGCGCCCAGCACCGCGCCCGCGCCCAATTCCAAGGGCGAGGACGCGCCGTAAGCCACACCTCCCGTCAAGGCCCCCGCAGCGAGCGGGGGTTTTTCGCTGGACTTCCCTTCTCACCCGGCTGTCACGCAGGGGGCGGTGCTGGGCGCGCATCATGCCGGGGATGAAACGCGCGCCCCTGCTCACGCTGCTGCTGGCCCTGGGCACTCCCGCGGGTGCCCTCGTGCGGCTGGGTGACCCCCTGCCCACCCACCCCTGGAAGAGCGCCGACCGCGAACTGATCGTGGTCTACTCGCACGACTGCGGTGACCTGGGCGAGCTGTGGGGCGCCGTCCTCGCCGCCGGACTGCCCGTGCGCGCCGTGAACGCCGAAGACATTCCCGCCCCCGCCCCGAAAGGCGTCAATGTGTGGCGCGGCCCCGAGGCGACCGCCTTTGCCCGCGCGTTGCGCGTCGGCACTTACCCGGCCGTCCTCCTCGTGCGGGAGGGCCGGGTCCTCAACGCCTGGGAGGGGACCTTCGCGGGGGATCTGGGGCTGGCGGGGAAGGGCTGAGCGGGGCGCGCCTCGAAAATGGGTTGAAAGACCTGTAGAGGCACAGAGTAGGGCAAGCGGACGCTTGCTCCCCCCTCCCAGCCTCCCCCGCAGCGGGGGCGGAGTCACACCGCCAAAGCTTTAGCTCTTTTTAAAACCGTCTCCTGTGAACGCCCGATTTCCACCCTTGGACCGAGTTCGCACGGCCTTCACCACGCCTTGCTCGCGCAGCGAGACGGTGGGCCCGCGACTTAAAGAACGGCAAGATCAAACTTGGCGCGTTGAGAAAAGCGGCCACCGGCGCAATGGGCGAGCCCTTTGCCAAGCGCAGCGGAAAACTCCCCCCTACCCCCTCCGGGGATTAGATGGGTGGGGGCAAACCGCATCAAAATGCCCTGCCCCTCAAACCTCCGTTGGAAAGGGCCTTGTCCAGTCGCTGGCAGAGGGTTAACGCCCCCCCGCCCGCCGCTTCTCTGCCTGCACCAGCCGCACGAACCGCGCGAGGCGCGGCGCCCGGTTCCAGCGCTTGCGGTCCAGCCCCACCCGCCAGATGAACTCCACGCCCAGCTTGCGAGTCCAGGTGGGGGCGAGATCCGCAGTTCCCGCAAACACGTCAATGACGCCGCCACAGCCGATAATCACGGGAGCCCCCAGCACCTGCCGCCAGTACTGATTGAAGGTCTCCTGCCGCCCCGCGCCCATGCCCGTCAGGACGAGGTGCGCCTGGGAGGCACCCACGAGTTCGGCCACCCGCCTATCCTCGGGCAGGTCGAAGTAGCCGTGGTGGATTCCGGCAACCTGAATGCCGTAGTCGCGGACAGCATTCCGCGCGGCCTGCTCGGCGACACCGGGCTTGGCCCCCAGGAAGAACACCCGCAGGTCACCGCCGTGCCGCTCCATCAGGCCCTTCACGATGTCGTAGCCGGGGGCACGGGGCACCTCGCGGCCGTGCAGTTGCCGCGCGGCCCAGACGATGC
It encodes the following:
- a CDS encoding transglycosylase domain-containing protein, producing MFLRFLKFTSSLLLAGGVAAAGVGATYVTKWTRELPDYRQLDNLSLGAETRVYARDGSPMGTLIPKIGEQAISRTLVRLDEISPFMTAALIANEDRRFFEHYGLDPYGIGRQLRRVAQGEDVQGGSTLTNQLIKNTLLLDEYKQARTPDRKIKEWLLSVQVERAFTKDEILRDYLNAIYWGDGGPVELYGIYSAAQAYFRKTPKQLDLAESAYLTVLVPSPNRYFDYKAMRPLMKVLFTRMVEDKWITQAQADAAWKEKLQPRGWQVTYDAQGNVTSAKLVDRSAKELKAVTTTRYPHFMGQVEQELVRRFGREKVYGSGGLRVYTSLDPKIQNAVETASREATGMPPGTTLGAVIIDPYSAEVLGMIGQKIVPGKPLPDWNNAAQGQRQIGSTIKPLLYTTALSTGLDQTHREDDKPITFPCESCKGGVYKPQNFEGHTTYRSMTIREALDRSLNLVTVRLADRIGLQTFFNKLRELGVPPNDGTGLAAALGAVETTPVKMAAAYAPFVNGGLYRAPRYISRVTTARGEVLYDAANDLTKPKRVWTPQIAFLGLDMIHGVVNDLTAPQGGLAWPAKFGDWEIAGKTGTSNGPKDFWFVGTTPLYTGAVWVGKQQGGEMPRTGYYSGLVNAPIWRRMMEIVHAGKTPTAFTQPPGITYAEAPDQGWLPGVKVAMLDPNFKTSTTAIEEDAAPPVVYREADWTPGQADPRTTVVSLDRTTGRLATEFTPPENIVPRRIAIEDLPAYAPDPDPAPLSDEKPDPQAVKAIRAPSTAPAPNSKGEDAP
- a CDS encoding WecB/TagA/CpsF family glycosyltransferase; amino-acid sequence: MASPQPAAQPRLTLFDLPLDVITLSGTLDRLGEWMFRTPRTPHTVVTLNPEFIVQSRTHPEFVRAIQEADLVTADGVGIVWAARQLHGREVPRAPGYDIVKGLMERHGGDLRVFFLGAKPGVAEQAARNAVRDYGIQVAGIHHGYFDLPEDRRVAELVGASQAHLVLTGMGAGRQETFNQYWRQVLGAPVIIGCGGVIDVFAGTADLAPTWTRKLGVEFIWRVGLDRKRWNRAPRLARFVRLVQAEKRRAGGR